One stretch of Vulpes lagopus strain Blue_001 chromosome 12, ASM1834538v1, whole genome shotgun sequence DNA includes these proteins:
- the LCN2 gene encoding neutrophil gelatinase-associated lipocalin, with the protein MTQVLLWLGLALLGSLQVQTQDSIPSLIPAPPLLKVPLQPDFQHDQFQGKWYVVGIAGNTLKKEEHGQLKMYTTTYELKDDQSYNVTSTVLRNERCDYWNRDFVPSFQPGQFSLGNIQLYPGVESYLVQVVATNYNQYALVYFRKVYKSQEYFKTTLYGRTKELPLELKKKFISFAKSIGLMEDHIIFPVPIDQCIDG; encoded by the exons ATGACCCAGGTTCTCCTGTGGCTGGGCCTTGCCTTGCTGGGGTCCTTGCAGGTCCAGacccaggactccatcccaagtctGATCCCAGCCCCGCCTCTGCTCAAGGTGCCACTGCAGCCTGACTTCCAGCATGACCAG TTCCAGGGGAAATGGTATGTCGTCGGCATAGCAGGGAAtacattaaagaaagaagaacatgGCCAGCTTAAGATGTATACCACCACCTATGAGCTGAAAGATGACCAGAGCTACAATGTCACCTCCACCGTACTCAG GAATGAGCGCTGTGACTACTGGAACAGAGATTTTGTCCCAAGTTTCCAGCCTGGCCAGTTCAGCCTGGGCAACATTCAGC TTTACCCTGGAGTAGAGAGCTACCTGGTGCAAGTGGTGGCCACCAACTACAACCAGTATGCCTTGGTGTACTTCAGGAAAGTCTACAAAAGCCAGGAGTACTTCAAGACCACCCTCTATG GGAGGACGAAGGAGCTGCCCCTGGAACTGAAGAAGAAATTCATCAGTTTTGCCAAATCCATAGGCCTCATGGAAGACCACATCATCTTCCCTGTCCCCATTG ACCAGTGCATTGATGGGTGA
- the BBLN gene encoding bublin coiled-coil protein isoform X1, which produces MSGPNGDLGLPVEAGAEGEDDGFGEADGDTEEYAAINSMLDQINSCLDHLEEKNDHLHARLQELLESNRQTRLEFQQQLGEAPPDASP; this is translated from the exons ATGTCGGGCCCCAACGGGGACCTGGGCTTGCCGGTGGAGGCGGGCGCGGAAGGCGAGGACGACGGCTTCGGGGAAGCAG ATGGTGACACAGAGG AATATGCTGCCATCAACTCCATGTTGGACCAGATCAACTCCTGTCTAGACCACCTAGAGGAGAAGAATGACCACCTCCATGCCCGCCTCCAGGAGCTGCTTGAGTCCAACCGGCAGACACGCCTTGAGTTCCAGCAGCAGCTTGGGGAGGCCCCTCCTGATGCCAGTCCTTAG
- the BBLN gene encoding bublin coiled-coil protein isoform X2, translating to MSGPNGDLGLPVEAGAEGEDDGFGEAEYAAINSMLDQINSCLDHLEEKNDHLHARLQELLESNRQTRLEFQQQLGEAPPDASP from the exons ATGTCGGGCCCCAACGGGGACCTGGGCTTGCCGGTGGAGGCGGGCGCGGAAGGCGAGGACGACGGCTTCGGGGAAGCAG AATATGCTGCCATCAACTCCATGTTGGACCAGATCAACTCCTGTCTAGACCACCTAGAGGAGAAGAATGACCACCTCCATGCCCGCCTCCAGGAGCTGCTTGAGTCCAACCGGCAGACACGCCTTGAGTTCCAGCAGCAGCTTGGGGAGGCCCCTCCTGATGCCAGTCCTTAG